In the Silene latifolia isolate original U9 population chromosome 1, ASM4854445v1, whole genome shotgun sequence genome, aatgggtaaccatgctcttcaacaagatttggagtagcaacaagatgccatcggcttggaggagaagcactcttgtccctttgtacaagaacaaaggtgatgttcaagagtgttccaattatcggggaattaaacttatgagtcatacgatgaagttatgggagcgggtaattgagcaaaggcttaggagatgtgtagacatctcggataaccaatttggatttatgccagggagatcgactatggatgcgatttttatcataagacagttgatggaacaccatcgggacaagaagaaggacttgcatatggtttttattgacttggaaaaggcatatgatagggtaccaagagaagtactttggtgggctttggcgagaaaggttGTGTCGCGataatatattgacctcataaaggacatgtatgagggggctagtgtaagtgttcgcactaatgttgggagaacggaagaatttctctttaccatcggggtgcatcaaggttccgcacttagtccttttctctttgctatagttatggatgagttgacaagggatattcaggacgacatcccttggtgtatgatgtttgctgatgatattgtgttgattgatgagataACAAAGGGGGTGGacagaaagttggaattgtggaggcagactttagagactcgtgggtttaggctgagcaggagtaagactaagtatttgaggtgtcagttcactaaggtggcggggttgagatcgacagaggcggagagtattattttcgatgggaatgtggTTGAGGGGTctgatttcttcagatatctaggagctattattcaaaaagatggggagttagacggagatgtggctcacagaattaaagcgggatggttaaaatggaagagtgcttcagggtttctatgtgataaagatatgccccaaagattaaagggaaaattttatcgcacgacaattaggcctgccttactttacggttccgagtgttgggccgtgaaacattgtcacattcaaaagatgagtgtggcggagatgcgcatgttgaggtggatgtgtggacatacaaggaaagatcggttaaggaatgaggtgattagggaaaaggtaaaagtggcgccaatagaagacaagatgatggaaaaccgacttagatggtttggccatgtgagaaggagacctatggacgcaccagttagggggctggagacttggagaacagaaaaggtccctagaggtagaggaagaccgagacagacatggttgagagtgatagagcacgatatgagatttttggggcttgaggagagtatggtgacggagagggcacaatggagggaaaggatacatgtggatttttagtatttgatgttttttgacatatttagtgttttttttatttaatttaaagaaattaaattatttattcttctctccttaattacacttttttaccaaccactttcttatagattttacttggttcattccggatccttaattctatttcggtttttaaaaatcgttttaatcttttctctcgatttaaattttaagtttttataaaagaaatccggaattcgattttaaaatcCCTAAGTTTACCTTAACTTTCCATTATATTTtcattcttcctttttgtttttcattttccctttttttatttgcattttgaggcgtgcgttcacccatggacggttcaaaagaatgattcatgtcagccgaccccaaatcatcttaggattaaggctctgttgttgttgttgttgttaaggATTCGAAGTATCAAAATTTAATCGTTAAAGACCTGAGAACAAACTTAGATCAATTCAATACCCTTGTTTTAAACcattaaattaaaaaataaaaacaaaaaaaacaaaataatttcaaatacaaaatcaagatAAAACCGATATTTGAGTAATATTCCAACATGTATGTTTCTTCATCGCTAGTTTCATCAATAGTTAAAAGAATCACTAGTATCTCCAGATCAAAACTCTTTTTGCATCAATAAGTTTCTTCGTCTTGTTTGTCCCATATTTTCTTTATCCTCTCTAGTTTTACTTCAACCTTCTGATGTGCCCCAAAACTTTCAGTAATTCTTACATTAAATGGTCTATTTATATAAAAATCActcatttaaattaataataaACTATTATGTCAAGTCCAGACCTTTTTATTCTAAAATTTGTAGTGAGAGCATCGTTAAATTTGTATTTTTATTGGAAATTGGAGTAAAACTTTTGTTTAGACGTACAGTAATCATGATATACCaaaaacataaacaaatataCAAAGTAATTAATAATGAGATTCTAATCTTTGAGAAGAATATCATCAACAATAGTTAACAATGGTTGTACACAATTAGTCGCAAACTTCCTTGCAAACAAGAACGGGTCCCACCTCTGGGTCCCATTACCTCCTGCATTACCATACCTAGGTCGACCTTCTCTCAACCATCGGATCAACCCGGGCTCTACCTCCGACCCGTTATACATTCGCGGGTGACCCGCATGTCCTCCACGCCAGTTCACGTGCGTTAACGTTGCGGGGACCACACCATGCGAGTCCACCATAGACAACAACGTAGGAAAGTAATTTTCCTCAGGAAAACACGTGCCAGGTGTGACACATGGCAACCTAAATTTCCTCCACAACTTGACATCCTCAACAACCACGCGCGCATGTCTGCGAGTAAGGGACCAGAATTGCGACCCTATACGGAAGTCCTCGAGAGGGATCTCGGGTAGCATGACGTCCTCTCCGCGCGCTGCCCATCGCCCGTACGCTGTCGTTTCATTGCTTAAAATCTCGATAAAACTGTTGTTGGAGGAGAGTAAAGTGTGGTAAGTGAAGTTGAAGGAGTGTAAGGGAATGCACGCAGCAGATAGGATCGTGAAGATGGAGTTGTTAGGGTCGTCTAAGAGCGCATGGGCTAATAACCGTCTTGCCGCGGCGATAAGTGTCGGGGTGTTGCGACGTGTGGGCTTTGAAGAGGGTATGACACGACCTTGGAATACGCCCGTAAATACGGGAGTGTTATTCTGTTTGGCTAGTTTAGGGTGTGTGTGTATGTATATGTTGTAATTTTTGTTTTGGAAAGGTTGGTTGAAGAACTTTTGCCATATTGGTGCAAATGGTAAAGGTGTTGTAGTAAGGAATAAGAAGGCTATCTTTTTTGGGTTTCCTTCTGGGTTTGGGTTGACCCGGGAGGCCCGTTTGAGAAGGTCCACATCATCTTCGTCGTCTTCTGGGTAAGGTGGCGGTGGTGAAGGTGGTGGTTGTGATCTAGGGAGAGCTTTGCTGGTGAGtgtagttttatttaattgatcATGTTTTGAGTTATCTGGTAAGGTTAAAAGCGGTGCTGGTGGTGGAGGTAGTGGTAATGACGGTGGCGATGTAGGAGGTGGAGGTAGAGGTGGCGGTGGCGATAGTAGTAGCGGTGGCGGAGGTGGTAATGTAGGAGGTGGAGGTAGATGGGGTGGTGGTGGGGATAGTAGTAGCGGTGGCGGAGGTggagggggaggaggagggaAGCGAAGGGGGAGGATGAGGTGGGGGTGGGTGAGTATTTGGGTGGTGAGGAGAATGGAAGGATGAAAAGAAATAAGGGTGAAAACAAGTGCAAGAGGTAAACAAACAAGGATGGTACAAAATAGGGAGAAAGGATTTGGTAAAAGCATCTCCCCCTCTCAATTCTCAATCTTCACTCATTTCATACAAGTAATAACAGATTAACAGGTAATACAATAAAATGAGAGCAATTGGCTAAAGTGGAAGATTATGGAAGATATGAATCTGATAAATCATCTTCATCTCTTATATATATTAGTAGTAATATAAAATCAGTATGGTATAGTATATTTCTTGAACCGTGGAACAGGGggttatttatatttatattaaggAAAGCTCGTTAGTTAAATTGTTGCTGCAATTGGAAGATAGTGTACTACTCAAGTCTTATATGTTTGATGAAAATAAACGTTGCTTCGTGTTGTTATAAAGTATTCCCATCCGTCCCGTTCTAGTGAGAAGCTAGCAGGGGCGCTCATCCCTGTCGGCGGTCCAAATTTTCAAAGATTTTTAGTTAAAAATTTTCAACGTTTTTCAAATATTTATTAAATTATTAACCGTTTGCTTCTGTTCCTATTGAGATTTTTTTACCCTGTTTTAGTTAATTCTGGCTCCACTACTGAGTGAGAACTTATCTACTTCTGTTTTAGTTGTATTATTTACTCATCTATTTCTATATTTGATAAGTTCTTATGTATTTTTTCATGTGTAAGTGAGAAATTTGCTTTTTATGTAGTCACTTATTTTCTTAATCTTAATACCAAAAAAAATAGATAATTATTAATGGAGACTAAGTGAGTACTAATTAATGTATTATACATCTGGTTGTATATATAACTTATTCAGCGTAATTaagctttgttataaagttattgaattctactaacaaaattatcgagctataatacaaagttattgagcttaacagaataattttgaagctcaataactttgtaaaatagttcaataacttataaaatagctcaataattATGTGTAAGAGCTCAATAATTTTGAGGCGGATGtacaatgctactatacaactggttgtaggataataTTTGTGACTGAGTACCGAATAGGATGGATGCATCTTTTCCGTGGGGTGGGATTATGGGGAAGGGTAGGACACGTGGCCTGCATGCAAGTGGCGGATGTTGATCATGTGAGTTCTCACGTTTGTTCTACGTTAATGTATGAGTGATAAATCTCATAACTCTACCTTCAAAATGTGGTAAAGATAGTGTGAGTAATTTGATAAGCCCTCCTCGTTCATTTGTGTACTCATTGCGCTTTCATAACTCGCTAATACAAGTAGCTTACTTTAATAATGTTCCAATTAAAATACGTGTTAATTGATAAACAATATCAATAATATCAATGTAAAGAttctttttcataatcagtaacaacataatcaataattagtaatcagtACTAACGTATTAACTTTTATTTATGATAGGTACCAAGTCACTTTCTTACTCTATTTTTTCTTACGTGTGCTTTTATTTAAGAGAGAGATTTTGGAAGTAGGCGAGTTGATATTTGTACTTGAATGAAGGTTTTTTGTCTTTTTCGAGTAGGTTAAATGAGATTTTCAGGTGACTTATTACCTATCGTAGATAAGAATTAATATTTTGGTactgattactaattattgattaggTTCATATTGATTATATATGAAAAAGAGGACTAAAGTTAGTAGTATTTATCAAT is a window encoding:
- the LOC141590480 gene encoding glycosyltransferase BC10-like; amino-acid sequence: MLLPNPFSLFCTILVCLPLALVFTLISFHPSILLTTQILTHPHLILPLRFPPPPPPPPPPLLLSPPPPHLPPPPTLPPPPPLLLSPPPPLPPPPTSPPSLPLPPPPAPLLTLPDNSKHDQLNKTTLTSKALPRSQPPPSPPPPYPEDDEDDVDLLKRASRVNPNPEGNPKKIAFLFLTTTPLPFAPIWQKFFNQPFQNKNYNIYIHTHPKLAKQNNTPVFTGVFQGRVIPSSKPTRRNTPTLIAAARRLLAHALLDDPNNSIFTILSAACIPLHSFNFTYHTLLSSNNSFIEILSNETTAYGRWAARGEDVMLPEIPLEDFRIGSQFWSLTRRHARVVVEDVKLWRKFRLPCVTPGTCFPEENYFPTLLSMVDSHGVVPATLTHVNWRGGHAGHPRMYNGSEVEPGLIRWLREGRPRYGNAGGNGTQRWDPFLFARKFATNCVQPLLTIVDDILLKD